Proteins encoded together in one Ferroglobus placidus DSM 10642 window:
- a CDS encoding Gfo/Idh/MocA family protein, protein MQHRMIFGVLGVGVMGKNHVRVLNEIKKVDEVVIYDAKDERVKEVSKEFEVTPAASFEEFLSYCDAISICTPTSQHYEHIARCLKNGRRDKSIFVEKPIASCYKEGLGILKLIKGKELVFGVGHIERFNPIIREICDLDVEIEYVDIKRHNPSSSRVTDTTVVEDLMIHDIDIVFNVLLPNKDFRLSASGNKNIMHILAKFDDTVVSLSASRISSKKIRKIHIENHNLTIEGDYMDQELYIFRGPQIYRTVNEKYVQENVMEKVLINKVEPLKVELKSFVDCVNSGEDFSVTAEQAVNNLRICELIWKKAR, encoded by the coding sequence GTGCAGCACAGAATGATATTTGGGGTTTTGGGAGTAGGAGTAATGGGGAAAAACCACGTTAGGGTTTTGAACGAGATAAAAAAAGTCGACGAGGTTGTCATTTACGATGCAAAAGATGAGAGGGTTAAAGAAGTTTCAAAAGAATTTGAGGTGACACCAGCGGCTTCGTTTGAAGAGTTTTTGAGCTATTGTGATGCAATTTCAATCTGCACGCCAACTTCTCAGCATTACGAGCATATAGCAAGATGCCTGAAAAACGGTAGGAGAGATAAATCGATATTTGTAGAAAAGCCGATAGCTTCCTGCTACAAGGAGGGTTTAGGGATTCTAAAGTTAATAAAAGGGAAAGAGCTCGTTTTCGGAGTAGGACACATAGAGCGATTCAATCCGATAATCAGAGAAATCTGCGATTTAGATGTGGAGATAGAGTATGTAGACATAAAAAGACACAATCCTTCTTCTTCAAGAGTAACCGACACGACCGTTGTTGAAGATTTAATGATACATGATATTGACATAGTTTTTAACGTGCTGTTACCAAACAAAGACTTCAGACTTTCTGCAAGCGGAAACAAGAATATAATGCATATTCTTGCAAAGTTTGACGATACTGTAGTTTCCCTTTCAGCCAGTAGAATTTCCTCAAAGAAGATAAGAAAAATACACATCGAAAACCACAACCTGACTATCGAAGGAGATTACATGGATCAAGAGCTTTACATATTCAGAGGTCCTCAGATATATCGGACTGTAAACGAAAAATACGTTCAGGAAAATGTGATGGAGAAGGTGCTTATAAACAAAGTTGAACCACTGAAAGTTGAACTAAAATCATTTGTCGATTGCGTTAACAGCGGAGAAGATTTCTCCGTCACAGCTGAACAAGCTGTAAACAACTTAAGAATATGTGAGCTCATATGGAAGAAAGCACGTTAG
- a CDS encoding acyltransferase, which produces MEESTLDFHAHSTAIVESDEIGEGTKIWHFAHVREKAKIGKNCNIGKGVYIDTEVIIGNNVKIQNFATIYRGVIVEDDVFIGPAVVFTNDLYPRAFIWSEEKIEKTIVKKGASIGANSTVICGIEIGKYAMVGAGSVVTKSVPPHALVYGNPAKLKGFVCYCGRKLEKILKKKAESFVYECHNCGEVVEIKKEWLR; this is translated from the coding sequence ATGGAAGAAAGCACGTTAGATTTTCACGCTCATTCTACAGCTATAGTTGAGAGCGACGAGATTGGAGAAGGGACGAAAATTTGGCACTTCGCTCACGTTAGAGAGAAAGCGAAAATTGGAAAGAACTGCAACATAGGCAAAGGAGTTTACATCGACACAGAAGTGATTATAGGGAATAACGTGAAAATTCAAAACTTTGCAACGATTTACAGAGGTGTGATTGTGGAGGATGACGTTTTTATCGGTCCAGCGGTAGTTTTCACAAATGATTTGTATCCAAGGGCTTTTATCTGGAGCGAAGAAAAAATAGAAAAAACAATTGTGAAAAAAGGGGCAAGCATTGGAGCAAACTCAACAGTAATCTGTGGAATTGAAATTGGGAAATACGCTATGGTAGGTGCGGGAAGCGTTGTCACGAAAAGTGTTCCACCTCACGCTCTCGTTTACGGGAATCCAGCCAAGCTGAAAGGCTTTGTCTGCTACTGCGGGAGAAAGCTGGAGAAAATTTTAAAGAAGAAAGCTGAAAGCTTCGTCTATGAATGTCATAACTGCGGGGAAGTTGTAGAAATAAAGAAGGAGTGGTTGAGGTGA
- a CDS encoding nucleotide sugar dehydrogenase, with amino-acid sequence MKVAVVGLGKAGLPLAAVIAESGLEVVGVDLDEEKCKMINSGINPIPEEPGLDELIKKHGGKKLKATPNYEEAKDCKAYIVIVPLLLDENKNPDFSVLESAFRSIGKILKKGDLVVLETTVPPFTTENLVKRWLEDESGLELGDFYLAFSPERIMTGYSISRLREFPKVIGGVDEESGRKAYELYKKFVPNLHLVSNARTAEFIKIIEGCYRDANIALANELFKIAEEIGADFFESREKANHEFCHIHLPSTGVGGHCIPVYTWFLINEMEKGEKFEYVRLLRTAREINDEMINYWAEKIVMECMRVSKPLSEVKICIKGITFRKGVKEIYHSKNLALAKLLAEKGLDLGVWDELFTPEEVEKLGLKWREPEEADVVFDCFELKLFSEMNKEK; translated from the coding sequence GTGAAGGTAGCGGTTGTTGGCTTGGGTAAGGCGGGTTTACCATTAGCTGCAGTGATAGCTGAATCCGGCTTGGAAGTTGTGGGAGTCGATCTGGATGAGGAAAAATGCAAGATGATTAATTCAGGGATAAATCCAATTCCTGAAGAGCCGGGGTTGGATGAATTAATAAAAAAGCACGGGGGAAAAAAGCTTAAAGCCACGCCGAATTACGAGGAAGCAAAGGATTGTAAAGCTTACATAGTTATAGTCCCTTTACTTCTCGACGAAAACAAAAATCCCGATTTCAGCGTTCTCGAATCTGCCTTCAGAAGCATAGGAAAAATTCTGAAAAAAGGAGACTTGGTTGTTCTTGAAACGACGGTTCCTCCGTTTACAACCGAAAATCTTGTGAAAAGATGGCTTGAAGATGAAAGCGGTTTAGAGCTCGGAGATTTTTACTTAGCTTTCTCTCCAGAGAGGATAATGACTGGCTACAGCATATCAAGGCTGAGAGAATTTCCGAAAGTGATAGGAGGGGTTGATGAAGAAAGCGGGAGAAAAGCTTATGAGCTTTACAAAAAGTTTGTGCCAAACCTTCACCTCGTTTCGAATGCGAGAACTGCCGAGTTTATAAAAATCATAGAAGGCTGCTATAGGGATGCGAACATAGCTTTAGCAAATGAACTTTTTAAAATCGCTGAAGAAATTGGTGCTGACTTCTTTGAATCGAGAGAGAAAGCCAATCACGAGTTCTGCCACATTCATCTTCCATCGACCGGCGTTGGTGGACACTGCATTCCAGTATATACTTGGTTTCTAATCAATGAGATGGAAAAAGGAGAGAAATTTGAATACGTAAGATTGCTGAGGACTGCAAGGGAAATAAACGACGAAATGATAAATTACTGGGCTGAGAAAATCGTTATGGAATGTATGAGGGTAAGTAAGCCATTGAGTGAAGTAAAAATTTGCATTAAAGGCATAACTTTCAGAAAGGGAGTTAAGGAAATTTACCACAGCAAAAATCTTGCGTTGGCGAAACTTTTAGCTGAGAAGGGATTGGATCTGGGAGTTTGGGATGAGTTGTTCACGCCGGAAGAAGTTGAGAAGCTTGGGTTGAAATGGAGGGAGCCGGAAGAAGCTGATGTTGTGTTCGATTGCTTCGAACTGAAATTATTTAGTGAAATGAACAAAGAAAAATAA
- a CDS encoding UPF0175 family protein — protein MIIIPDDVLASMKLPEKDKERFLKVELAIALYQRGILSMGKARKLAEMSKWEFIEELARRKVERHYTIKELEEDIAFAKGSE, from the coding sequence ATGATAATCATTCCGGATGACGTGCTGGCTTCGATGAAGCTACCTGAGAAAGACAAAGAGAGGTTTTTAAAAGTAGAGCTGGCAATAGCCCTCTACCAGAGAGGAATCCTATCCATGGGCAAGGCAAGGAAGCTTGCTGAGATGAGCAAGTGGGAGTTCATAGAGGAGCTCGCCAGAAGGAAAGTTGAAAGACATTACACGATAAAGGAACTTGAGGAGGATATCGCATTTGCAAAAGGTAGTGAGTAA